One Sphingomonas endolithica DNA segment encodes these proteins:
- the tssF gene encoding type VI secretion system baseplate subunit TssF: MSTGMDPRLLRFYNDELAYLREEARAFGEEHETVAGRLGLKTPTDPDPYVERLLEGVAFLGARVQLKLADQYPEFTQHLLHAIQPHYLAPMPSICIAGFEPKEGDPILIKGHQVPKGTELTATASEQGGTPAQFRTGHDVTLWPLKITQVEYLSSRAAVAPFATSANVRAEAGLRLRFEATAGVDLPKVLPASLPIYLAGSEAVPGEMYRQIAGETLAVIARSADAAAGPEGWMRLPQPGQVGFEDDQALLPTEQRSFRGYRLLAEYFACPERFLFIDLKDLARAFKQSPRACDVVLLFGRSAPALHNALEPGNFRLFATPAINLFEKQLGRVQVSRFEHEHHVIPDRTRPLDFEVYRILDVQAYARGSVEARAVAPLYAFGALLYDWQEALFYTTQLRARRLSTREQRLRRRQEYVGTESWISLTAPGNAARLDDVHELGVRALVTNRELPELLTFRGDAHFVVSGVPARAVTVLRAPTRPRPPLGLGDAAWRVIGHLTPNYATLAPEEGSDPQVLRDHLALYGWQDDAALRRQIDGVLAISSTKVARRVPGLDRMAIARGHRIRVKLDDAAFERGRMFLFGAVLERFLAEFASINSFTETHFDSPSEGEFVQWPPRIGRQHTI, encoded by the coding sequence GTGAGCACGGGCATGGATCCGCGGCTGCTCCGCTTCTACAATGACGAACTGGCGTACCTCCGCGAGGAAGCGCGTGCGTTCGGCGAGGAGCATGAGACGGTCGCCGGTCGGCTCGGGCTGAAGACGCCGACCGACCCGGATCCGTATGTGGAGCGGTTGCTGGAAGGCGTCGCGTTTCTCGGCGCGCGCGTGCAGCTGAAGCTCGCCGATCAATATCCCGAATTCACGCAGCATCTGCTGCACGCGATCCAGCCGCATTATCTGGCGCCGATGCCGTCGATCTGCATCGCCGGGTTCGAGCCCAAGGAAGGCGATCCGATCCTGATCAAGGGTCATCAGGTGCCCAAGGGCACGGAGCTGACCGCAACGGCGAGCGAGCAAGGCGGCACGCCGGCGCAGTTCCGCACCGGGCATGACGTGACCTTGTGGCCGCTCAAGATCACGCAGGTGGAATATTTGTCGAGCCGCGCCGCGGTAGCGCCGTTCGCGACCTCGGCCAACGTGCGCGCCGAGGCCGGGCTCAGGTTGCGCTTCGAGGCGACGGCGGGCGTCGACCTGCCCAAGGTGCTGCCGGCGTCGTTGCCGATCTATCTTGCCGGCTCGGAAGCGGTGCCGGGCGAGATGTATCGCCAGATCGCCGGCGAAACGCTGGCGGTGATCGCGCGCTCGGCCGATGCCGCGGCGGGGCCGGAGGGCTGGATGCGGCTGCCCCAGCCGGGGCAGGTCGGTTTCGAGGACGATCAGGCGTTGCTGCCGACCGAGCAGCGCTCGTTCCGTGGCTATCGCCTGTTGGCGGAATATTTCGCCTGCCCCGAACGCTTCCTGTTCATCGACCTCAAGGATCTTGCGCGGGCGTTCAAGCAGAGCCCGCGCGCCTGCGATGTCGTCCTGCTGTTCGGCCGCTCGGCGCCGGCGCTGCACAATGCGCTGGAGCCTGGAAATTTTCGCCTGTTCGCAACGCCGGCGATCAACCTGTTCGAGAAGCAACTCGGTCGCGTGCAGGTGTCGCGCTTCGAGCACGAACATCACGTCATTCCCGATCGCACGCGGCCGCTGGATTTCGAGGTGTACCGTATCCTCGACGTGCAGGCCTATGCGCGTGGATCGGTCGAGGCGCGGGCGGTTGCACCGCTCTACGCCTTCGGTGCCTTGCTGTACGATTGGCAGGAGGCATTGTTCTACACCACGCAGCTGCGTGCGCGCCGCTTGTCGACGCGCGAGCAGCGTTTGCGGCGGCGGCAGGAATATGTCGGCACGGAGAGCTGGATCAGCCTGACCGCGCCGGGCAATGCCGCGCGGCTCGACGATGTGCATGAACTTGGGGTGCGCGCGCTTGTCACCAATCGCGAACTCCCGGAATTGCTCACCTTCCGCGGCGACGCCCACTTTGTGGTCTCCGGTGTCCCGGCGCGCGCGGTGACCGTGCTGCGCGCGCCGACCCGGCCGCGGCCGCCGCTCGGCCTCGGCGATGCGGCGTGGCGCGTAATCGGGCACCTCACGCCGAACTATGCCACGCTGGCGCCGGAGGAGGGCAGCGACCCGCAGGTGCTACGCGATCACCTCGCATTGTATGGCTGGCAGGATGATGCCGCGCTGCGTCGGCAGATCGACGGCGTGCTGGCGATCAGCTCGACCAAGGTCGCGCGGCGCGTCCCCGGGCTGGACCGGATGGCGATCGCGCGCGGGCATCGCATCCGGGTGAAGCTTGACGATGCCGCGTTCGAGCGCGGGCGCATGTTCCTGTTCGGCGCGGTGCTCGAGCGTTTCCTTGCCGAATTCGCCAGCATCAATTCGTTCACCGAGACGCATTTCGATAGTCCGTCCGAAGGGGAGTTCGTCCAATGGCCGCCGAGGATAGGCCGCCAGCACACCATCTGA
- the tssG gene encoding type VI secretion system baseplate subunit TssG has translation MAAEDRPPAHHLSFLREAADDARRFGLFPIVRGAEARAPHLPRVGRARRPAQSIADLAQVPSLAFPDSTLDSVEVEGDRARVSGFWLGLTGPMGPLPSHLTEFADFERRYAKTRPFGGWLDLLASRMLQFFYRAWAESQPTAQADRPADDRFAGYIGRLTGAAEGVGKNAAFPAVARLHYAALYASRRSAGGIEDALSHLLGQSAKVLEYQPRWRDIDDEDQTRLGRSFCGLGTDMMAGKRVRVASDAFRVVVRAESMRAFEALLPGGARFKIASEALDSFAPSHLEWDLTIEMAERHARPAKLDGRARLGWTGWLAPPQSDRIRADAHLTKRAKNRSILGDMT, from the coding sequence ATGGCCGCCGAGGATAGGCCGCCAGCACACCATCTGAGTTTCCTCCGGGAAGCGGCGGATGATGCGCGACGCTTCGGGCTGTTCCCGATCGTACGCGGTGCAGAAGCGCGCGCCCCGCATCTGCCGCGGGTTGGCCGTGCGCGGCGTCCGGCGCAGAGCATCGCGGATCTTGCACAGGTGCCGAGCCTGGCCTTTCCTGACTCCACACTGGACAGCGTCGAGGTAGAGGGCGACCGGGCGCGCGTGTCCGGTTTCTGGCTCGGGCTGACCGGGCCGATGGGGCCGCTGCCGTCGCATCTCACCGAGTTCGCCGATTTCGAGCGGCGCTATGCCAAGACTCGGCCGTTCGGGGGCTGGCTCGATCTGCTGGCCAGCCGGATGCTGCAATTCTTCTACCGTGCCTGGGCAGAGTCGCAACCGACCGCGCAAGCCGACCGCCCGGCCGACGATCGCTTTGCCGGCTATATCGGGCGGCTGACCGGCGCGGCGGAGGGGGTGGGCAAGAACGCCGCTTTCCCGGCAGTAGCGCGGCTGCATTATGCCGCCTTGTACGCGTCACGGCGTAGCGCCGGCGGGATCGAGGATGCGCTCAGCCATCTGCTCGGCCAATCCGCCAAGGTGCTGGAATATCAGCCACGCTGGCGCGATATCGATGACGAGGATCAGACCAGGCTGGGGCGCAGCTTTTGCGGTCTAGGCACCGACATGATGGCGGGCAAGCGCGTGCGCGTGGCGTCGGATGCATTTCGTGTCGTGGTCCGTGCGGAATCGATGCGCGCGTTCGAGGCGCTGCTGCCGGGTGGCGCTCGGTTCAAGATCGCGTCGGAAGCGCTCGATTCCTTCGCGCCGAGCCATCTCGAATGGGATCTCACGATCGAGATGGCGGAGCGGCATGCGCGCCCGGCCAAGCTCGATGGGCGCGCCCGGCTCGGCTGGACCGGCTGGCTCGCGCCGCCGCAGAGCGACCGCATCCGGGCGGACGCGCATCTTACGAAACGTGCCAAAAACCGCAGCATATTGGGGGACATGACATGA
- the tssH gene encoding type VI secretion system ATPase TssH yields MTEISRTALFGRLDTAPRKAIETATNFCKMRGNPYVELVHWVHVLIQDPRGDWAVIRSAFAVDDARLAGDVVAALDALPRGATAISDFAPQIEEAIEKGWLYASLQFGAARVRSGHLLYGMLRTPTLRNALFEISGEWRKIAVDRLGDEFDALVSGSTETTEAADLPLSEPGSAPAAAGSGALAAYSTDLTARAHAGEIDAIVGRDAEIRQVIDVLLRRRQNNPILVGEAGVGKTAVVEGFARRIADGDVPPALKNVTLRALDIALMQAGASVKGEFEKRLRAVIDEVENAETPVILFIDEAHTLVGAGGQAGTGDAANLLKPALARGRLRTIAATTYAEYRQYFEKDPALTRRFQTVDVGEPETANAIAMLRSVVPMMEAHHQVVVLDAAAAAAVTLSQRYVPARQLPDKAVSLLDTACARVAVSQHATPAPVEDRRRRLELLEVEREVVEREAAGRYRADDRLPKLEEEIAAALADVEAIEAKWAAESDALEAVRAARDALAEDGAPGGLEVALAALRDVQGDTPMVFGVVDEDAIASVVGDWTGIPVGRMVKDEIRAVLTIADKLKARVIGQDHAMDAIAKRIQTSRAKLDNPSKPVGVFMLCGPSGVGKTETAHALSELLFSGDESMIVINMSEFQEAHTVSTLKGAPAGYVGYGQGGVLTEAVRRRPYSVVLLDEVEKAHPDVHEMFFQVFDKGFMNDSEGRHIDFRNTVILLTSNVGTDLVMSLTEDEEMAPDADGLATALRPELLKVFPPALLGRLLVLPYYPLSPMMLGGIVRLQLNRIVRRVRDNHGIVLSYDENVVEHIVARCTEVASGGRMIDAILTNTMLPDMSVALLERQVAGEEVTAVAVRAEEDGLAYAFS; encoded by the coding sequence ATGACCGAGATCAGCCGTACCGCTCTGTTCGGCCGCCTGGATACCGCACCGCGCAAGGCGATCGAGACCGCGACCAATTTCTGCAAGATGCGCGGCAATCCCTATGTCGAATTGGTGCACTGGGTGCATGTCCTCATCCAGGATCCGCGCGGTGATTGGGCGGTGATCCGCAGCGCCTTTGCGGTGGACGATGCGCGGCTTGCCGGCGATGTCGTCGCGGCACTGGATGCGCTGCCGCGCGGCGCCACCGCCATCTCCGATTTCGCGCCGCAGATCGAGGAAGCGATCGAGAAGGGCTGGCTTTACGCCTCGCTGCAATTCGGCGCGGCGCGGGTACGCAGCGGGCATCTGCTGTACGGCATGTTGCGCACGCCGACGCTGCGCAACGCGCTGTTCGAGATCAGCGGCGAATGGCGCAAGATTGCGGTCGATCGGCTCGGCGACGAGTTCGACGCCTTGGTCAGCGGTTCGACGGAGACGACCGAGGCGGCCGATTTGCCGCTGAGCGAACCGGGCAGTGCGCCGGCGGCGGCGGGCAGCGGCGCGCTGGCGGCCTATTCTACCGACCTGACCGCGCGCGCGCACGCCGGCGAGATCGACGCGATCGTCGGGCGCGATGCAGAAATCCGCCAGGTGATCGACGTGCTGCTGCGGCGGCGGCAGAATAATCCGATCCTGGTCGGCGAGGCCGGCGTCGGCAAGACCGCGGTGGTCGAAGGCTTTGCGCGGCGTATCGCCGATGGCGATGTGCCGCCCGCCTTGAAGAACGTGACGCTGCGCGCGCTGGACATCGCGCTGATGCAGGCTGGTGCCAGCGTGAAGGGCGAGTTCGAGAAACGGCTGCGCGCCGTGATCGACGAGGTCGAAAACGCCGAGACGCCGGTGATCCTGTTCATCGACGAGGCGCATACGTTGGTCGGCGCAGGCGGGCAGGCCGGGACGGGCGATGCCGCCAATCTGCTGAAACCGGCGCTGGCGCGCGGGCGGCTGCGGACGATCGCGGCAACCACCTATGCCGAATATCGGCAATATTTCGAGAAGGACCCGGCGCTGACCCGCCGCTTCCAGACGGTCGATGTCGGCGAGCCCGAGACGGCGAACGCGATCGCCATGCTGCGTTCGGTCGTACCGATGATGGAGGCGCATCACCAGGTCGTCGTGCTCGATGCGGCGGCCGCGGCGGCGGTGACGCTGTCGCAGCGTTACGTGCCGGCGCGGCAATTGCCCGACAAGGCGGTGAGTTTGCTCGACACGGCGTGCGCGCGCGTCGCGGTGTCGCAGCATGCCACCCCGGCGCCGGTCGAGGATCGCCGTCGCCGATTGGAACTGCTCGAGGTCGAGCGCGAGGTGGTCGAGCGCGAGGCTGCGGGGCGCTACCGCGCCGACGATCGTCTGCCCAAGCTGGAGGAAGAGATCGCCGCGGCGCTCGCGGACGTCGAGGCGATCGAGGCGAAATGGGCGGCGGAAAGCGACGCGCTGGAGGCGGTGCGCGCGGCGCGCGATGCACTGGCCGAGGACGGCGCGCCGGGCGGCCTGGAGGTCGCGCTGGCCGCGCTGCGCGACGTGCAGGGCGATACGCCGATGGTGTTCGGCGTGGTCGACGAGGATGCGATCGCCTCGGTGGTCGGCGACTGGACCGGCATTCCGGTTGGCCGCATGGTCAAGGATGAAATCCGCGCCGTGCTGACCATTGCCGACAAACTGAAGGCGCGCGTGATTGGGCAGGATCATGCGATGGACGCGATCGCCAAGCGCATCCAGACCAGCCGTGCCAAACTCGACAATCCGTCAAAGCCGGTCGGCGTGTTCATGCTGTGCGGGCCATCGGGCGTGGGCAAGACCGAGACGGCGCATGCTTTGTCCGAGCTGCTCTTCTCCGGTGACGAATCGATGATCGTCATCAACATGAGCGAGTTCCAGGAAGCGCACACCGTCTCCACGCTGAAAGGCGCGCCGGCTGGCTATGTCGGTTACGGGCAGGGCGGCGTGCTGACCGAAGCGGTGCGGCGGCGGCCCTATTCCGTCGTGCTGCTCGACGAGGTCGAGAAGGCGCATCCCGACGTGCACGAGATGTTCTTCCAGGTCTTCGACAAGGGGTTCATGAACGACAGCGAGGGGCGGCATATCGATTTCCGCAACACGGTGATCCTGCTCACTTCCAACGTCGGCACCGATCTGGTGATGAGCCTGACCGAGGACGAGGAAATGGCGCCCGATGCGGACGGGCTGGCGACGGCGCTGCGCCCGGAACTGCTGAAGGTGTTTCCCCCGGCATTGCTCGGGCGGTTGCTGGTGCTGCCTTATTATCCGCTGAGCCCGATGATGCTCGGCGGGATCGTGCGGCTGCAGCTGAACCGCATCGTGCGGCGCGTTCGCGACAATCACGGCATCGTGCTATCCTATGACGAGAATGTCGTCGAGCATATCGTCGCGCGCTGCACCGAGGTCGCGTCGGGCGGGCGGATGATCGACGCGATCCTGACCAACACGATGCTGCCCGACATGTCGGTGGCGCTGCTGGAACGGCAGGTGGCGGGCGAAGAGGTTACCGCGGTTGCCGTGCGCGCGGAAGAGGATGGGCTGGCCTACGCGTTTTCGTAA